From Thalassotalea euphylliae, the proteins below share one genomic window:
- a CDS encoding AAA family ATPase: MKFVMIYGASGVGKESVARELAARNGWKLFPQHLAFDVACAVIGFGNAGFEKYQRKICLDAFRTMFETQKDKGIVFTFCYVNPASNFFIEGLLDLLQEFSVCSDFVYLSCDYDEHLRRVLSDERKNTNKLQSKQYLDKYLKKFDFSATIPNVESIRLATSNLTIEQSATEIESYLKNK; encoded by the coding sequence ATGAAGTTTGTGATGATTTATGGGGCATCTGGCGTTGGTAAAGAAAGTGTTGCAAGAGAATTAGCAGCAAGAAATGGATGGAAGTTATTTCCACAGCATTTAGCATTTGATGTTGCCTGCGCGGTCATTGGCTTTGGTAACGCAGGTTTTGAAAAATACCAGCGAAAAATATGCTTAGATGCATTTCGAACAATGTTTGAAACACAAAAAGATAAAGGCATTGTATTCACTTTTTGCTATGTAAACCCCGCAAGTAATTTCTTTATTGAAGGCCTTCTTGATTTATTGCAGGAATTTAGCGTTTGTTCGGATTTTGTATATCTATCCTGCGATTATGACGAGCATTTAAGGCGAGTACTAAGTGACGAAAGAAAAAATACGAATAAACTTCAATCAAAACAGTATTTGGACAAGTACTTAAAGAAATTCGATTTCTCAGCAACTATACCAAATGTAGAGTCTATTCGATTAGCCACCAGCAATTTAACAATTGAACAGTCTGCAACCGAAATTGAGTCTTATTTAAAAAATAAGTGA
- a CDS encoding cystathionine beta-lyase produces MSNPKSPEQSSESNNAPKQDTKIVNAGRSDKWTNGVVNPAVQRASTVVFDSVKQMKHATANKANQVLFYGRRGTSTSFAFSDAMTELEGGVGCALYPSGTAAITNAILAFVKTGDHILMVDTAYEPTRSFCDNILAKMGVETTYYDPVIGADIESLIRENTSLVFLEAPGSLTMEVQDIPAISEVAHRHGCSVLLDNTWASPINLKPFELGVDVSIQAATKYVVGHSDVMLGTATANEAHWPQLRESSYTMGQCTSPDDLYLALRGIRTLGVRMKQHEQSALKIARWLSEREEVETIFHPAFPSCPGHEQFKRDFLGSNGLFSFVVKPEFAKDVTAFLDGMHHFKMGYSWGGFESLILAVQNVGAMRTATDWQYQGPLVRLHVGLEDVDDLIEDLAKGFERLAGKA; encoded by the coding sequence ATGTCTAATCCTAAAAGCCCAGAGCAAAGCAGCGAATCTAATAACGCACCTAAACAAGATACTAAAATCGTCAATGCTGGTCGCAGTGATAAATGGACGAATGGGGTCGTTAATCCAGCGGTACAGCGCGCTTCAACCGTTGTGTTTGATAGCGTTAAACAAATGAAACATGCAACTGCCAACAAAGCGAACCAAGTATTGTTTTATGGTCGACGTGGTACTAGTACATCGTTTGCGTTTAGCGATGCCATGACAGAGCTAGAAGGCGGTGTTGGCTGTGCCTTATACCCAAGTGGTACTGCGGCCATTACCAATGCGATTTTGGCTTTTGTGAAAACAGGCGATCATATTTTAATGGTGGATACGGCTTACGAGCCAACTCGCAGTTTTTGCGACAATATTCTCGCTAAAATGGGCGTTGAAACCACTTACTACGATCCTGTGATTGGTGCTGATATTGAAAGTTTAATACGTGAAAATACTAGTCTTGTGTTCCTAGAAGCGCCAGGGTCGTTGACTATGGAAGTGCAAGATATTCCAGCTATTTCTGAAGTTGCTCATCGCCATGGCTGCTCTGTACTGCTAGATAACACTTGGGCATCTCCTATTAATTTAAAGCCGTTTGAATTGGGCGTAGATGTGTCGATTCAAGCAGCGACAAAATACGTGGTAGGGCACTCAGATGTGATGCTAGGTACGGCAACGGCTAATGAGGCCCATTGGCCTCAACTTCGAGAAAGTAGCTACACTATGGGGCAGTGCACTTCACCGGATGACCTTTATTTAGCGCTGCGTGGTATTCGCACCTTGGGTGTGCGTATGAAGCAACATGAACAAAGCGCACTTAAAATCGCCCGCTGGCTAAGTGAACGTGAAGAAGTGGAAACTATCTTTCACCCAGCTTTTCCGTCATGCCCGGGGCACGAACAATTTAAACGAGACTTTTTAGGCAGTAATGGCCTGTTTTCTTTTGTGGTTAAACCTGAATTTGCCAAGGATGTCACCGCTTTTTTGGACGGTATGCACCATTTTAAAATGGGCTATTCATGGGGCGGCTTTGAAAGCTTGATTCTAGCGGTACAAAATGTTGGTGCAATGCGTACAGCCACCGATTGGCAATATCAAGGGCCGTTAGTTCGTTTACATGTTGGTTTGGAAGATGTTGACGATCTGATAGAGGATCTTGCAAAAGGCTTTGAGCGCTTGGCAGGCAAAGCTTAA
- a CDS encoding DUF924 family protein: MFEKVINFWFQELAPKQWWQKDEELDATIAKRFAGLHKQASAGELFAWRDNAEGALAEVIVLDQFSRNIYRDTPQAFACDNLALALAQYAVEKRFDNELTAKQRSFLYMPFMHSESQLIHQEALKLYTALGNENNLKFEQQHKAIIDRFGRYPHRNKILGRASTLEEIEFLTQPNSSF, from the coding sequence ATGTTTGAAAAAGTCATCAATTTTTGGTTTCAAGAACTAGCCCCAAAACAGTGGTGGCAAAAAGACGAAGAACTTGATGCCACAATTGCAAAGCGTTTTGCAGGGTTGCACAAACAAGCGAGTGCCGGCGAATTATTTGCTTGGCGAGATAACGCCGAAGGCGCTCTAGCAGAAGTGATTGTACTCGATCAGTTTTCTCGCAATATCTATCGCGATACCCCACAAGCGTTTGCCTGTGATAATTTGGCTTTAGCGCTTGCACAATATGCCGTAGAAAAACGCTTCGATAATGAACTTACGGCTAAACAACGAAGCTTTTTATATATGCCATTTATGCACAGTGAATCTCAGCTTATCCACCAAGAAGCATTAAAGCTATACACCGCTTTAGGCAACGAAAATAATTTAAAATTTGAGCAGCAACACAAAGCAATTATCGACCGCTTTGGTCGCTATCCACATCGAAATAAAATACTGGGCCGAGCATCTACACTGGAAGAAATTGAGTTTCTTACCCAGCCTAATAGTAGTTTTTAA
- a CDS encoding winged helix-turn-helix domain-containing protein, whose translation MKYRFNDIEVDATHFVIKVRGQQQPIEPKVFDLLLYLLRNRDRLISRDELFEKVWHGRIVSDTSLSNHIKNIRKLVNDDAERQSVIKTVRSRGYQFICPVNEIKVEKQESKPSAQMSFLYTLLFSLSNKKRLLTFLVLLGLVFLINWGANFYTDRDSRPYILVVPFSVSGDIPNHLSPFADQITREIIQSLRKISGLKVVPPPSSFAFKANKTRDFISQRLPNIDYVLDGIVAVDKSGTIQINTELEHLNRGNVIWDGSYQLTLVKLNSFQLQEAVATAVSSSLKVLMNESEKAQLAELPTTSTDAYKLYVEGQYLFSKMTHKAMIKSIEYFSQAIALDAAFEAAYLAKSNAYRAIMTLYEKPKDVLPHVVTSTVELLKISPDSAIARSSLGLAYVHTWLWAEAWKVLTEAKLRRQDIMLTELGFALYFSALGEVKLTKQSLAKADALDPLNEELAEWGAWSLMMLGELEEAINWGEEKMKLHPNKPSPKLSQAVALYINGNYQQSIILAQKGVKLSNRSPLSLVFLAQSFAAMGDEQRALSLLTEANQSKAYVCPYESAIVYIQLEQLDKAFELLQEAVEYRSNCLVFIRNDPRLASVRSDSRYLTLLDKVGLSDIVIKNYPRG comes from the coding sequence ATGAAATATAGGTTCAATGACATTGAAGTTGACGCCACGCATTTCGTTATCAAAGTACGTGGTCAACAACAACCTATTGAGCCAAAAGTTTTTGATTTGCTGTTGTACTTACTAAGAAATCGTGATCGTTTGATATCTAGAGATGAACTGTTTGAGAAGGTTTGGCATGGTCGAATCGTTTCAGACACCAGCTTGAGCAACCATATTAAAAATATTCGAAAGCTAGTTAATGATGACGCAGAACGTCAATCTGTGATCAAAACTGTTCGCTCACGTGGTTATCAATTTATTTGCCCTGTCAATGAAATCAAAGTAGAGAAGCAAGAATCTAAGCCAAGTGCCCAAATGAGCTTTCTGTACACACTACTATTTTCACTAAGCAATAAGAAAAGACTGCTAACTTTCCTAGTTCTGTTAGGTCTCGTATTTTTGATAAATTGGGGCGCTAACTTTTATACCGATCGCGATAGCAGGCCCTATATTCTTGTTGTGCCTTTTTCAGTTTCGGGTGACATCCCCAATCATTTATCCCCATTTGCTGATCAAATTACGCGAGAAATAATTCAATCGCTTAGAAAAATTTCCGGTTTAAAGGTTGTGCCGCCACCGTCATCTTTTGCCTTCAAGGCTAATAAGACTCGCGATTTTATTAGTCAACGGCTTCCCAATATTGACTACGTGCTAGACGGAATAGTAGCTGTTGATAAATCAGGTACGATTCAAATCAATACAGAGCTTGAGCATTTAAACCGAGGCAATGTTATCTGGGATGGCAGCTATCAATTAACGTTGGTTAAACTCAACAGTTTTCAGCTACAAGAAGCAGTTGCAACGGCGGTATCCTCTTCGCTTAAGGTGTTGATGAATGAATCTGAAAAAGCTCAGTTAGCTGAACTTCCCACCACGAGTACCGACGCTTATAAACTTTATGTTGAAGGCCAATACCTGTTTTCAAAGATGACTCATAAAGCGATGATTAAATCGATAGAATATTTTTCTCAAGCAATTGCCTTAGACGCAGCTTTTGAAGCCGCATATCTCGCCAAGTCTAATGCTTATCGAGCGATCATGACACTGTACGAAAAACCCAAAGATGTTTTGCCTCATGTCGTTACATCTACCGTAGAGCTTTTGAAAATTAGCCCTGATTCAGCCATTGCCCGCTCTTCACTTGGTCTTGCTTATGTGCATACTTGGCTTTGGGCAGAGGCATGGAAAGTACTAACGGAAGCTAAACTTCGTCGTCAAGACATAATGCTAACCGAACTTGGCTTTGCTTTATATTTTTCGGCACTTGGTGAAGTAAAGCTAACAAAACAGTCGCTGGCAAAAGCAGATGCTCTTGACCCATTAAATGAAGAACTGGCTGAATGGGGAGCATGGTCGCTAATGATGCTTGGCGAACTCGAGGAAGCCATTAATTGGGGCGAAGAAAAAATGAAACTACACCCTAATAAGCCCTCACCAAAACTTAGCCAAGCAGTTGCTTTGTATATCAACGGAAATTACCAACAAAGCATCATACTTGCGCAAAAAGGCGTGAAACTAAGCAATCGTTCGCCATTGTCACTGGTTTTCTTGGCACAGTCTTTTGCTGCCATGGGTGACGAGCAACGTGCTTTGTCCTTGTTAACCGAAGCAAATCAAAGTAAAGCCTATGTTTGCCCCTATGAGTCGGCCATTGTTTACATACAACTTGAACAACTCGACAAAGCATTTGAGCTACTACAAGAAGCTGTTGAGTATCGTTCAAATTGCCTCGTTTTTATACGTAATGATCCACGCTTAGCGTCTGTGAGAAGCGACTCTAGATATCTTACGTTACTTGATAAAGTCGGATTAAGTGACATAGTAATAAAAAATTACCCCAGAGGATAA
- a CDS encoding sterol desaturase family protein translates to MPTPLEVLIDPVTIGQLIIYAVLITVEVLWPARQLARVPGWHIKTAGFFILYLYLATYLPLLWDPYLAYYQIVSLESVHPIISILLALLVFELLIYLWHRGMHKSRVLWRVFHQMHHSAERVDTFGAFYFSPLDMIGFTLVGSFALTVGVGLSPEAITWFLFITMFLVVFQHTNIKTPQWLGYFIQRPESHSVHHRRGVHAYNYSDLPIIDIIFGTFNNPRNFIEEVGFYKGASKRVGDMLMFRDIVSDKLDSESVKTTLL, encoded by the coding sequence ATGCCAACACCACTAGAAGTGTTAATTGACCCTGTAACTATAGGTCAACTCATTATTTATGCGGTGCTTATTACGGTAGAAGTGTTGTGGCCTGCTCGTCAGCTAGCTAGGGTTCCGGGCTGGCACATCAAAACTGCAGGATTTTTCATACTTTACTTGTATCTCGCAACTTATCTGCCCTTGTTGTGGGATCCCTATTTAGCTTATTATCAGATTGTTAGTTTAGAGTCCGTGCATCCGATTATCTCAATTCTTCTTGCACTGCTTGTTTTTGAGCTTTTAATTTACCTTTGGCACAGAGGTATGCATAAGTCGCGAGTACTTTGGCGTGTCTTTCATCAGATGCATCACAGTGCAGAGCGTGTAGATACGTTTGGCGCGTTTTATTTTAGCCCATTAGACATGATAGGTTTCACTTTAGTGGGCAGTTTTGCGTTAACGGTTGGCGTAGGGCTATCACCTGAAGCAATCACTTGGTTTTTGTTTATCACAATGTTTTTAGTTGTTTTTCAACATACCAATATTAAAACGCCTCAGTGGCTAGGTTATTTTATTCAGCGGCCAGAGAGTCATTCTGTTCATCATCGTCGTGGCGTTCATGCTTACAACTATTCAGACTTACCAATAATTGACATTATCTTTGGTACTTTCAACAACCCAAGAAATTTCATTGAAGAAGTTGGCTTTTACAAAGGCGCTTCAAAAAGAGTAGGGGATATGCTTATGTTTCGAGATATTGTGAGCGATAAGCTAGATTCAGAAAGCGTCAAAACCACCCTTCTATAA
- a CDS encoding Leu/Phe/Val dehydrogenase, protein MAFFDLVDFDDHEQVVFCSDEKSGLKAIIAVHSTALGAAVGGCRMWDYATDEEALVDVLRLSKGMTYKNAMAGLAMGGGKSVIIGDASNIKSEALFKAFGRALNGLAGRYISAEDVNITTSDIAIANTETEFVAGVEGKSGNPAPFTALGTFLGLKAAVKHKFKRDDLTGLTVAVQGLGSVGYYLCEHLHKAGAKLIVTDINQSAMDKAQAEFNAQVVGLNDIYDVDCDIYAPCALGATINDTTIDRIKAKIIGGCANNQLAAPKHDQALVDRGILYAPDYVINAGGIINISFEADYCPDKATKKVEEIYDTLLDVFTKAETSEKPTGMIADEIARQIIAKGGK, encoded by the coding sequence GTGGCCTTTTTCGATTTAGTAGACTTTGACGATCACGAACAAGTCGTATTTTGCAGTGACGAGAAAAGCGGTTTAAAAGCAATTATCGCCGTTCACAGCACAGCCCTTGGAGCCGCCGTAGGTGGCTGTCGCATGTGGGATTATGCCACTGACGAAGAAGCACTCGTTGATGTGTTGCGTTTATCAAAAGGCATGACTTATAAAAACGCCATGGCTGGCCTTGCCATGGGCGGTGGTAAGTCCGTGATTATCGGTGATGCCAGCAACATTAAATCAGAAGCCTTGTTTAAAGCCTTTGGCCGAGCACTTAATGGCTTAGCTGGCCGATACATCAGTGCTGAAGACGTTAATATCACCACAAGTGATATCGCTATTGCTAATACGGAAACAGAATTTGTTGCCGGCGTCGAAGGCAAAAGTGGCAACCCAGCGCCATTTACCGCATTAGGTACATTTTTAGGCTTAAAAGCCGCGGTAAAACACAAATTCAAACGCGATGATTTAACAGGCCTAACCGTTGCCGTACAGGGCTTAGGTAGCGTAGGTTATTACCTGTGCGAGCATTTACACAAAGCAGGCGCCAAACTGATTGTTACCGACATTAATCAAAGCGCAATGGATAAAGCGCAAGCTGAATTTAACGCGCAAGTGGTTGGCTTAAACGATATTTACGATGTCGATTGTGATATTTACGCGCCATGTGCGCTCGGCGCAACCATTAACGACACCACCATTGATCGTATTAAGGCAAAAATCATCGGCGGCTGCGCGAACAACCAGTTAGCGGCACCAAAACACGATCAAGCTCTGGTAGATCGCGGCATTTTATATGCACCAGATTATGTCATTAACGCTGGCGGCATTATTAATATCTCGTTTGAAGCTGATTACTGCCCAGACAAAGCCACGAAGAAAGTGGAAGAGATCTACGATACTTTGCTGGATGTATTCACCAAAGCAGAAACCAGCGAAAAGCCAACCGGTATGATTGCCGATGAGATTGCTCGCCAGATAATCGCCAAAGGCGGCAAATAG
- a CDS encoding GNAT family N-acetyltransferase: MQYSVCRVPWEHAAPLLKTVRERVFICEHRIPKHVEFDRKDRQAIHMLVCDDLSQEPVATGRILLTGEIGRIAVIKEHRKQQLDKLVLAGLLKVAKDLDLKEVFIHSPLDAVEYFIKHDFCPVGAVFMEAGLPKQQMACATMDAAVKKCYLSH; the protein is encoded by the coding sequence ATGCAATACAGTGTATGTCGAGTTCCTTGGGAGCATGCCGCTCCCTTGCTGAAAACTGTTCGAGAGCGCGTGTTTATTTGTGAACACCGCATACCTAAGCATGTCGAATTTGATCGCAAAGACAGGCAAGCCATTCATATGTTAGTGTGCGACGATCTTAGTCAAGAACCCGTTGCCACTGGCAGAATTCTCCTCACTGGTGAAATTGGTCGCATCGCGGTCATCAAAGAGCACCGTAAACAACAACTCGATAAACTGGTACTGGCTGGTTTACTCAAAGTGGCCAAAGATCTCGACCTGAAAGAAGTGTTTATTCACAGCCCGTTAGATGCTGTCGAATACTTTATAAAACACGACTTTTGCCCCGTTGGCGCAGTATTTATGGAAGCTGGCTTACCTAAGCAGCAAATGGCCTGCGCGACTATGGATGCGGCCGTTAAAAAGTGCTACCTCAGTCACTGA
- a CDS encoding cupin domain-containing protein produces MYTINWGDLTPELFLAEYWQKKPLLIKGGFQAFQDPISADELAGLAMEQELESRIIANDGSENGAQTNWQVKHGPFEGFSEFGEENWTLLVQAVNNWSETTAQMLEPFKFLPSWRIDDVMVSFSTPGGGVGPHLDQYDVFITQGEGKRRWQVGLPDDSLAQLLPHEDLKQVSPFKPVIDAITEPGDILYIPPNHPHDGVSIDNSLNYSVGFQAPNGQDMISALADAVIDKQLAEHRFNDPERTVTNQPELLATEDVKKLRQFMLAQTGDLDLFSDMIATFTTRSHHALEVLIPMEPFTEEAVKDYLADPEIFVRPVLGVKALINEQNGDLYINGDRISLIEQTRDLGQLLAKNVALTTTQLKSFTNCLNNTQMLTKVLNMGYWYID; encoded by the coding sequence ATGTACACCATTAATTGGGGCGACTTAACCCCTGAATTATTTCTTGCCGAATATTGGCAAAAAAAACCACTACTTATTAAAGGTGGTTTTCAAGCCTTCCAAGATCCAATTTCAGCCGATGAACTAGCCGGCCTTGCGATGGAGCAAGAGCTTGAATCACGTATTATCGCCAACGATGGTTCAGAGAATGGCGCACAGACTAACTGGCAAGTTAAGCACGGGCCATTTGAAGGTTTCAGTGAGTTCGGTGAAGAAAACTGGACACTGCTTGTCCAAGCGGTAAACAACTGGTCAGAAACTACTGCTCAGATGCTCGAACCATTTAAGTTTCTGCCAAGCTGGCGTATCGATGATGTGATGGTAAGTTTTTCAACGCCAGGTGGCGGTGTTGGCCCGCATTTAGATCAATACGATGTGTTTATCACGCAAGGTGAAGGTAAAAGACGCTGGCAAGTGGGTTTGCCGGATGATTCATTAGCACAGTTATTGCCTCATGAAGACTTAAAGCAAGTATCACCGTTTAAGCCAGTAATTGACGCTATAACTGAGCCTGGCGATATTTTATATATTCCACCGAATCACCCACATGACGGTGTTTCCATTGATAATTCATTGAACTACTCCGTAGGCTTTCAAGCGCCGAATGGCCAAGATATGATTTCAGCCCTAGCGGATGCAGTCATTGATAAGCAATTAGCCGAGCATAGGTTTAATGATCCAGAGCGTACAGTCACCAATCAGCCAGAGTTACTTGCCACGGAAGATGTTAAGAAATTGCGGCAATTTATGTTAGCGCAAACAGGTGATCTCGATTTATTTAGCGATATGATTGCCACCTTTACGACACGCAGTCATCACGCACTGGAAGTGCTGATCCCAATGGAGCCATTTACTGAAGAAGCCGTAAAAGATTACCTTGCAGACCCAGAGATCTTTGTTCGCCCTGTATTAGGTGTAAAAGCGCTGATCAATGAGCAAAATGGTGATTTGTATATTAACGGTGATCGGATTTCATTAATCGAGCAAACACGTGATTTGGGTCAGTTATTAGCAAAAAATGTCGCTTTGACCACAACACAGCTGAAAAGTTTCACCAACTGTTTGAATAACACCCAAATGTTAACTAAAGTGTTAAATATGGGGTACTGGTATATCGATTAA
- the purB gene encoding adenylosuccinate lyase, with protein MELSALTAISPVDGRYGSKTKALRPIFSEFGLIKYRVTVEVRWLQKLAATADITEVPAFSDEANAVLDTIVANFSEQDALRVKTIEATTNHDVKAVEYFLKEKIADNAELNAVTEFIHFACTSEDINNLSHALMLKECREQVLLPVVDEILAAVKALAVEYKTIPMMARTHGQPASPTTMGKEMANVYIRLKRQREQIAQVELLGKINGAVGNYNAHLSAYPNLDWHNFSNEFVTSLGVTWNAFTTQIEPHDYIAELFDAVARFNTILIDFDRDIWAYIALGHFKQKTVAGEIGSSTMPHKVNPIDFENSEGNLGIANALFAHLAQKLPVSRWQRDLTDSTVLRNLGVGFGHALIAYAATLKGISKLEVNEKSLADELDQNWELLAEPIQTVMRRYGIEKPYEKLKELTRGKRVNAQVMREFVANLDMPEAAKAELAELTPATYIGRAVAFIDEL; from the coding sequence ATGGAACTTTCAGCATTAACAGCAATTTCACCGGTTGATGGTCGTTACGGCAGCAAAACCAAAGCCTTACGCCCTATATTCAGTGAATTTGGCCTAATCAAATACCGCGTTACCGTCGAAGTACGTTGGTTACAAAAGTTAGCAGCCACTGCTGACATCACGGAAGTTCCTGCATTTTCCGACGAAGCAAATGCAGTACTTGACACCATCGTTGCTAATTTCAGCGAACAAGATGCGCTACGCGTTAAAACCATTGAAGCAACCACCAACCACGATGTAAAAGCAGTTGAATACTTCTTAAAAGAAAAAATTGCTGATAATGCTGAGCTAAACGCGGTAACTGAGTTCATTCACTTTGCCTGTACTTCAGAAGACATCAACAACCTTTCACACGCGTTAATGCTTAAAGAGTGTCGTGAGCAAGTATTATTACCTGTTGTAGATGAAATCTTAGCGGCGGTTAAAGCATTAGCAGTAGAATACAAAACGATTCCTATGATGGCGCGCACGCACGGTCAACCTGCGTCACCTACCACCATGGGTAAAGAAATGGCGAATGTTTACATTCGTTTAAAACGCCAACGTGAACAAATTGCTCAAGTTGAGTTATTAGGTAAAATCAACGGTGCTGTCGGTAACTACAATGCTCACCTTTCTGCCTACCCTAACCTTGATTGGCACAACTTCTCAAATGAGTTTGTCACGTCATTAGGCGTTACTTGGAATGCTTTTACGACCCAAATTGAGCCGCACGATTACATTGCAGAATTATTTGATGCAGTAGCACGTTTTAACACGATTTTGATCGACTTCGATCGCGATATTTGGGCCTACATTGCACTGGGTCACTTCAAGCAAAAAACCGTTGCAGGTGAAATTGGCTCTTCAACTATGCCGCACAAAGTTAACCCAATCGACTTTGAAAACTCGGAAGGTAACTTAGGTATTGCTAATGCCTTATTTGCTCACCTTGCTCAGAAACTTCCAGTTTCTCGCTGGCAACGTGACTTAACTGACTCTACTGTACTTCGTAACTTAGGTGTTGGTTTTGGCCACGCACTAATTGCATACGCAGCAACACTAAAAGGCATCAGCAAGTTAGAAGTAAATGAAAAATCATTAGCGGATGAGCTTGATCAAAACTGGGAGCTTTTAGCTGAGCCAATTCAAACGGTAATGCGTCGTTACGGTATTGAAAAGCCATACGAGAAACTAAAAGAACTAACTCGTGGTAAGCGTGTAAATGCTCAAGTAATGCGCGAATTCGTTGCAAACTTAGATATGCCAGAAGCAGCTAAAGCAGAGCTTGCTGAGCTAACACCAGCAACTTATATTGGCCGCGCTGTTGCCTTTATTGACGAATTATAG
- the hflD gene encoding high frequency lysogenization protein HflD codes for MRDQTITFAAICQIASMVQKLARQGEIDEQQLGMMLSGITNTSPENTLAVYGGNLANIKPGLQVLVSHLGDQTKQKDPELTRYIVSLLNLERRLTKNRKQLGVLGERIDQAKRQSGHYDVDSNTLLNSFASIYSDIISPLGARIQVAGEPAILKQESNQHKIRALLLAGIRSAVLWRQVGGKRRNILFSRTKILAQAEQLLGEIY; via the coding sequence ATGAGAGATCAAACTATCACTTTTGCGGCTATCTGCCAGATAGCCAGCATGGTACAAAAGCTTGCTCGTCAAGGGGAAATTGACGAGCAACAACTCGGCATGATGCTAAGCGGTATTACCAATACCTCGCCTGAAAATACACTAGCGGTATATGGCGGTAACTTGGCCAACATCAAACCGGGGTTACAGGTATTAGTCAGCCACCTTGGCGATCAAACGAAGCAAAAAGACCCAGAATTAACCCGCTATATCGTTAGCTTGTTAAATCTAGAGCGCCGTTTAACTAAAAATCGCAAGCAACTTGGCGTGTTGGGCGAACGCATTGACCAAGCCAAGCGTCAAAGTGGCCACTACGACGTAGACAGCAATACCTTACTAAACAGCTTTGCCAGCATTTATAGCGATATTATTAGCCCGCTCGGTGCGCGCATTCAGGTAGCAGGTGAACCTGCTATATTAAAGCAAGAAAGCAATCAGCATAAAATCAGAGCACTATTATTAGCTGGTATTCGTAGCGCCGTTTTATGGCGACAAGTTGGCGGCAAACGCCGCAATATTTTGTTTTCACGCACGAAAATACTGGCACAAGCAGAGCAATTATTAGGCGAAATTTACTAG